In Fragaria vesca subsp. vesca linkage group LG5, FraVesHawaii_1.0, whole genome shotgun sequence, the genomic stretch TTCTATTCTCTCTAAACTAATTATTCACATAACTGACAGGTGCAAAGATGATAAAAAACCAGACACATACAAAAGGATATGAAATAGAAACATCTGTTTCTGACTCATGAATTCGAGACGGCAGTTAATCAAATCTAAAAAGCATGAACAGAAACCATACCTCCGGAGAAATGCTATCTGGTTGAATGCAGTTTACAGCTTCAACCCATTAATCAATTCATCGATTTCAAACTAGTGAGCCAAAACGCCTATTTCAATGTCGAAATCGTGCACATCGCTCTACTCCAGCTTCAACCCTTGTTCAGTTAATCGGTTTCAAACTTTCATCCAGCTCCGCCTATTTCGATTTCGAACTTATGGACGAAGCCAATTTTGTTTGCCGCTAATTCGCCCTTTTCACCCCGTCGTCGGTGTTACAAAATGGCTCCTAGCTTTTACCCAGACGCCGTCGACAACGAGGGAAATGGCCATCATCTGAGAAATTCCAACGCTGTCCCTCAAATTTCCTCCCTGCCGATGAAAAGACGCCACGCGTCTAGTGACAACAATGGCGTACAATACTACGGCGTAGTTCAGCGCTTCCCTTGAAAGGGAAAGGTTACAGAAAAACAAAAGGCAGAGAAAAACGGCAGGTAATGTCGTTTTCAAACCAAGAATCTCCAACCAAAACAATAATAATTAACTACCAAGATTTCCATTGTTAAACTTTAACAGCTGCAGGGTTGCCCTGTGATATTTAAATTTGGATGATGGTTACCCTCTTGCGTGATTATAAGTATCTTAAGAGCAATAATCAAATCCAGAATTCCAGATTATAATGTTTATTAAACCAAGGTGGTGGAGAAAATGATTGCAAACCAAACACGGGTCCCGAATCCTAAGAAGGGAATCAATATGATTATAAAGCTGGGAATGAAGACAATCTACAAGCCTTTGCTTTCTGCAAAGTGATTTGCCTAAATTACTGCCTCACCTCTCTGCCTAACTCTTAACTTTTAACTCTTAACAACATGTGTATTAATCCTTGCTTAATTTGGGGTGAGCTTGAAATGTGGTGGGGGGGTGGGGGGGTGGGGGGGGTGGCCCGGCGGCACGGCGGCATTGCATATCTTCATTTCTCTTCTCTTTCTTCTCTTTTGGATGGTATCATTGGTGTTGGTTGTTTCTGAGTATGTATTATTATGTAAGGAGCTTGATTGTGTAGATTCCATGACTAAATTAAGATGGTTTTGAAGTTACGAAACTTTGGATTCATATCATTTCTGTTCTAGTAATGTGCTAGTTGTAATAATTAGTTAGGAAGGTGCAAGTAGGGGTTTGGTATTAGAGATCAATGTTTTCTTCATATTGGGCATAATTTATACAAAATGTCTAGCAAATTTATACATAATTTATCTAAAACCATAAGCTCAGACGACATAAATGACATAAATGAGTAAATGACACATAATAAGGCGAAAATGAACCGAGCAACTAATATGCAATATTTTGATCTAGTCGCATTATCATGCATGTATTCTAATACCGTTAACAAAATTGAAACTCAAAAAAATAGTCCTAAGTGTTTTTCAACACAGAAGATGAGGACTTGAGGTCAAATAAGAGGTACTCTTATTTTGGGCGTTTAATTTAATTGATTGGATCAAAAATAAAAATGAAAAAAAATAATAATAATTTAAGGTCTCTAGTCTTCAATCGATCTTCGCATATGACGATTTGATGACTTACATATTAATAGTACAAGTACATCTTAGTGTGTATAATCCGCTCTGATAGTAAGGAATCCATTACTCCACTCCAAAATGAACAAATACATAGTGCACGTCCATTACTATGCAATAAGCGGGTCATTTTTTGTTTATCATAAGATGACTCCAAATTTAAGTGCTAATATGTTGCGTCTTACACACCAAGGTCCTAAACCTTTCCATAGAAAGCAAACTAATGCAATCCCATAAATGTAAATCAAACCAGTGAAGAGAACACTCCGAACTCAATAATACTGGTGTAGGTGAAAAATATTGTAGACGATAAGGACATACATAGACTCAACTCAACATGAATGAATATCCATTAGTGACCAAAACAAAGACGTTTTCTAGCAATTCAATCTAATATAGTTTATCAAATGGATCTTACTCATCCATGTCGGTATAATTTTCCAAAGACATTAAACTTTTAAATGACACGAACACAAGACACAATTGCCTCAAGCTTATCCAACTAAAGGTAAGACTTCGGCAGCTACATATTATGAGAAAGAACCATTCCAATGGAGGCTTCTATTACGCCTAATTCAAACCTCTAATTCAAAGCCTAATACATCACTTATTACTCCTATGTTCATCCATCTTACCTATAAATAGACTAAAATCTTTCTCCAATATTGAAAAAAACGAAAATGAATTTAATGATAGAAATTGATTGATAAGACCATGGACAACAACGTAAAAATGACCAAACAGATGTAAAGGAAGGGAATGAAGGTACGAACCAAATTTACACAAAGTTTACAGGCAAGAGTATCAGGAATAGAAACAGAGTTTTGTATTGTCCCCATCCCTAAACATATATATACGTCAAATGTTTTCCCCATCAGAAACTCCAAAACAGAATAACAAATATAATTTCTCCCCATACACTAAAACAAATATGAATCTCAGATTTCTTCTTTCAATTAAAAAAAAAAAAAACGAAAATAAATATCAACAACAAAAAGAACAAAAAATTAACCCTGTATTAAAATAGCAAAGAACCCACTGTTTATTCTGCAATACTGCACTTTGTGCTGTCTTGTATTTGATCGGACATGTCGGCCCCCAAGACAGCTAGGAATGAAGAACTAATTCATCAGCATGCTTTTTTCTTAGTCAGAGGCAGGCTTGATCTTGGACCTGTAGAGGAGCTTCTTCTTCTTTGAACTTTGGTTATCAATGGTGAGGACAACCTTCCCTGCCTCCCCGATCTTGTAGCTGTTTGAGATCACTGGCTCATCAGTCGGGGCGACCTTTCTAGTCTTTTGCAATATGATGGTGTAACCATCCTCAGCACTTGGCACAAACTCTGCACCGTAGCTCACATCCCAAGCCACCACTCTCACTTCCCAAACAAGAACACCACTCTGCCAATCCAAGAACATTCCATTAGGATTTCTAGTTTGTCAACAAAATTTAACTGCGACTACAATGTATACAATCAGCCCAAGTATATTAATATGTTATACCTCAGAAACTGGAATTTCGACGGTGTGCTTGCAAGCTGGTTTAACAGTAACCTCAGTGACAGGGTCGGCTGTGGTGAATTCACACTCGCCTTCCTTGCTTAGACCACCATACTGAACTGGCACGTGTTCTGGAGCTATGTATCTGTTTATCATAATTCATTAGCAAAGCAACAAACATAATTATGCACAGTCCTAATTTGAATTTTGAATTAACTCTAAAGCAGACAGAAACAGTGAATAAAAACAGACTGACACTTACTTGAATAGGGTTTCTGCAGTTTTGGATGGACCAGCAAACACAAACTTGCTCTTGGTCCTCTGGGTCAGGAAGGGGCTGATCATTCTATTGAAGGCAAGATACCACCATGGCACATTGATAAACACCTTCAAATCCAAAATCCCAATACCCAATTAGCTATAATTGAACAAGAATTAAATCAACACCTCCAAAACCCCAACACCCTCAAACTAAAATTAGCTATAATTGAACAAGAAATCATTCAACACCTTCAAAACTTCAAAATAGCCATAATTGAACAAGAAATCAATTAATTAACCAAACTCAAACTAGGCGACAATCCAAGAAGCAAGATATTAAGTACCTGTTTGGCAACGAACTCAGGGTAGTTGTCCTGAAGCAATTGAAGGGCCTGGTTGGTGACCTGGTTGTGCTCCCTCTTGAACAGTCCGGGAGAGCTTTTGAGATCGTTGACCTGAACGATGGTGGAGATTCCGGTAGGGTTGAAGTCGAATTTCCTGATGCTCTTCTCCAAGAACTGGATCCTCCACTTGATGAACTTGGACCGTTTCTCTTCATCAGTAAAAGTGTTCTGGTACAGCTCTTTGTTTTGGAACTCACCAAACACGTTGTAGCACACAGAGTGTCCTTCCTTGTCCACACCGTGAGTGAACACCACCTTGTCCCAGTGGCTTCCAAGGTCCTCCTCCAGCAGAGCATCGATCCCGAACTCCTTGCGCCACCTGACCGTGTTCTTGATCATGGTGAAGGCATCCTTCACCTTGTAGTCCCTAGCCCTCAGGAACTTAAGCAGAATGACGTCGCTGCGCTCGTCACCGAGGATCGGAATTCCGAATATGTAGACCTCCTCAGGCTCCACCGAAGGAGCCGGGGCTTCTTCCGCTTCTGTCTTCGGCTCCTCCGCCGGAGTCGCCTCGACTGCCGGCTCAGCTTCTTTAGCTGGCTCCTCAGTCGCCGCCTCCGGAGCAGGGACTACAGCAACTATAGTCTCCTCAATAGCCTCTACAGTCTTGGCGCCGTCATCGTCAACTTTAGCAACAGCCTCAACCACCTCGGCCACAACCACGGTCTCCTCTGGCTTCACTTCCTCGGCCTTGCAAGCTTCTTGAGCTTCTTCAGTTTTGACCTCCTCAGTTTTTGGTGGCTCTGCTTCACAAACAGGGGCAGGGGCCTCCTCAGCTTTTGGTGGCTCTGCTTCACAAACAGGGGCAGGGGCCTCAGGCTCGGCAGCTTTCTCCTCCTCCTTCTTCTCTTCCTCCACGGCCGGCTTCTCCTCCTCCTTAACCGGCGGCGGAGTTGGTGGAGCAGTGAACTCGTGCTTGTTGAGAGCTTCCTGGATCAACTGCTTGAGCTCGTCGAGAGCCTTCTTCTGCGGCTCAGGCAACTCACCAACGACGTAGCTCTCTTCCTTGAACGAAACCGACTGAGCTACGATTTTAGGATCAATCTCCTCCTCGGCCTTGGCAGGCTCCTCAACAACCCCCGCAGGCTTCTCCGGTGCCGCCTCGGGCTCCGGTACAGCTTCCTTCTCGGTGACAGACTTCTCGGCAGGCGGGGCATCCGACTCCACCACCGCCACCTCACACGGCGCCTCTACGGCAGAGGCAGCAGGCTTCTCGTGTTCCTCAGCCATGTATAACGGCGAGAGAGAGAGAGAGAGAGTAGTTTTAGAGAGAGAGAGAGAGAGAGAGAGAGATCGAGGGAGGGCTTAAAATGAGAGGGATGGAGGAAGAAGTGGGAGGTTTGAAGTAGAAGAAGAAGAAGGAGAAGAAGAAGGAAATGGTGGTTGATGTTGTCTATGGAGCGAACCAGTCTGTCAGACCGGTTTGCCAGCTAAGTACTAACGCACCCCTCCACTTCTATCCTTCGTGGGGTCCACCACCACTCCTCTTCTTTCTCTCTCCTTTCTTCCATCTCTATCTCTCCTTCTCTCTGTTTCATATCGAACCATGTACTTTGCCAACAATATCACTGTCACCCCCTCTGCCCTGCTCTCAGATTTTTACATTTTTATTTTTATTTTGGATAATTTATTGTTTGTGTCTTATGGGGGTGATGTCATAATAAATGGGAAAAAGTCTTTTGGTTTATCTACTGGTGAAGCTAATAGGACAGCACTCAACTACTAAGAATTGATTTAGCGAAAGTTATTTCACAAACTCGTTCTTCTTAATGTGACGTCCAAAAGCATGTCTTTAAATTCTATATTGTGAATGTTGCGTAGATTTTGTCTGTATCAAACCCACCTAAGAAGTAATTAGAGAGGGGGAAAAAAAAAAAACGTAACATGTTCTCTCTCTCTCTCTTCTCGTGCGAGAGGTTTCTCGACGACAGTTAGGTCAGACTAGCAGTGGCTTTGCATCTTCGATTGAGAGACGGATCTCTTCCTCTCTCTCTCGTCAAAAACCTGTGGGAGTGACGGCGAGCATGCTTGATGGTCCTCTCTATATACATGTTTCAACGGTTTTCCTGCTGCTTCTGTTGGGGAGCTTGTTGGCGGCATCGATACTTGCCTGGTGAACTGGATCTTGTTTCGTGTTGAACAAAAGACGAAGTTGAAGGCTTTGGTTTCTGGTGGTGATAGAGAGATTAATGGTGGTTGGAAGGACGGTTGTTTCCATCCAATGGTTATCAAAGGCAGTAATATTGAGGGTGAGGCATCGATGAGTGAGCCTTGCGTGATGATTCAGGATGGGGTTTATGCGACGGTGACGCCGACATTTGGATCAATGATGAATGGAAACTTGGAGATTTTTTCTTCTTCCTCACATCGTCATTGTGGTTGATGGTGGAGTGCTGGGAGGGCTACATCACCTCCTTGGTTGGGCCGTTGATGGTGGGTCTCACAATGTTGGGGCGACAACAGTGATTTCAGGGTGGGGTGCCGACGACACTGCACGTTGGTTGATGGCGACTAGGGTTTCCATCAGGGTGACATTAGCTGGGCTTTGCTGGGCTTGAGTTGTTATTTTGTTTTTTAATTTTATTTCTTTTTTGGGTTCATATATTTTTTCACAAAAAGATATTAGACCTTTTATTATCTTGCCTTGAGCGAGAGAGAGATCACAAAAGAAATAGAGACTCGGTAGTCTCTTAATTGGGACTTATATTTTATTAGTCGGGCTCTATAATTTCTTTGTTTTGGGCTTCATACAAGAAGGTGGGTGTACTAGAAGATTGCTAGTATAGTTTGCTCTTTTTTGGGTGGATTTGTAGTAGTTTCTACGGAACGGTTCTTTCTGTCGCCCTCAGTGAGGGTGATCATTTTTGTACTGCTTGCTAAGCTAATAAAGGATGACCTCTTTTGAATAAAAAAAAAAAAATTGTGACTAAATCTAAATCTCTTGGTTTAACACGGATAATGACAAATTTTATTGAAAAATTATATATTTCATCAACAAATCTTGAATTTGATACATAATCGCACATGAGTCTGGCACTCATTCGACCGTTGCCCTTCTTTCAATTCATGTGTTCTTATTTTGAAAATTCAAGAAAAGCTTGTAAGTTGTAAATAAGAGAAGAAAAAAAACAAAACAAGACAAATAATTGAAACCGACATAAGGAGCAAGTGCCACTAACATTACCAAATAATAAGCCTATAATTAGAACTTTAAAGTGAAATATTTTTTCTATTTGAAGAAAATGGTTGTTATATTAACAATACGAAATTACGGAAAATAGAATATTATCAAGTTGAATGTAGACTCTAAATCATTAGCTGAAAATTTGATGTTTTCTAGAATAGTAAAATTTAAAATTGAAGGAGTGTGGTAGAAAAAATTGCCAGATAAGGGATGTCTTGTCTTTTGCACATGCAAGGGAAGATTTGGAATGCCACTAAATCCCCAATTTGTGGAAAAAGTTGGTAGAGGGGGAGGACTTATTTGATGCCTAGTGTCTTTTAAATAAAAATTAGAAATCCAAATCCTAAATTAACAGATAAGACCAATGCCCATATTGGCTGTCACAATGATTCAATTATGTCATATCATTTTAGTTTTTTTTTTAAAGAAAATAATTTCAATGAAATAAAAAAATGGTCAAAAAGCCGTCGCTTTATTTATTTTTTGTTCAAAGCAAAATAAAACCAATGGGCCTCGCAAACCCGAGAAGAGGGCGCATGAGATTTTATGAAAAACCGCTCTGCACGTTTCAATGGCAAAAATAAGAGAGAGTGACAGAGCTGTCAAGGAGAATAAGAACCAACCAACCGGGGCCAAAAGAGGGAGAGAAACCGAGGCGGGTCGTTGCCAGGTGCCGCGCGGTCAGCTAGTCTGCTTGGAACAGGCTGTCGTAGGATCATCTGAAGGGGTTTTTATCTTTGAACCTTGACAACATCGAAGCCGGCCGCAAAGAGCCAGGTCGAGGGTGTGGGGCGATTTTTGTCTTTTTGGTATTTTTTGGCTGTGAGATTGTGGGGTCTTCCTTTTTCTGTGGGACCCGGGTGCTATCAGTTTTGTTTCTAAAAGCAAGCCAAAGCTGTTGGCCGGTTGTTCTTTGCTGTCCCTTTCTTTCCGTTTGAATTTTAAAATGGAAACCTATTTCTGCCTTTTTCATTTTTTTTTTCTCTTGAATTTTTTTCCTTCTCTCTTCGAGGCTTTTTCACGTTTTCAACCGATTTTTTATATTTAAAACGAAAGAATTTTTTGATTTGAACCTCCGTGTTGTTCACCTTGTTCGTATAAAGTTAATGTTCCTAACATGTAAGATGAGTTTCAACGGAGCGGATTTAGTGCACCATTGTTCCCTCCCTGTGGATCCCAGATGTATTAACAGATAAGCCAAACGGCCAAACGGGGTTAGCCACCAAAAAAATTCAAACCACAGTAAAAACTCAGGACTGCATCTCCCAAAACCAATCCTCTCCACACTTGCCTCCCAAGTTCAACCCAGGATAATGTCGAAACCCAGGATAATATGAAGACTGGTAATCGACGGCGGGGTGATAACGGCTGCGTCAGCGGAGGTGATAACGAAAAAGTGATCGGAGGTCCCCCGAGAGTCGCCGATGAAGGGGGGAGGGGCCGACGAGGCAGACGTGCAGAGAAACTGTGAGTGAAATGGGGAGGAAGAGAGGGAGCGGCCGAGCGGCGGAGGGTGGACGAACCCATTAAAATTGCTTGATCTGATCGGCTTGCTTATGAACGGCGGTTTTGATTTCGTCGGCTCTCTTGGAAGCCTCGGCGGCCAACTCGCGGGATCGATTGGTGCTCTTGGAGACAAAGCCGAATATTTTGGCGGAGGCGGTTAACTCTGATTTCTTGGCTTCTTCTTCGGCGAAGCACTTGGTCTTTTCCACGTATCTTCCATTGTTTGATCTCAGATTTGGATTTGGATTTGGATTTGGATTTGATGTTTGTCTCTGTCCTTATTAATCGCTACTACAGTACTCTGTTTGTTAAGGATTGGCAGAGAAAGGTTGTGAAGCTAAGAACACGTGTTGTTAATGGCATGAAGGACAGTAAGCCACATACCAATTATGGAGAAGTTTGAACCGCTGGGTCACTTTGTTTTGTTTA encodes the following:
- the LOC101297732 gene encoding patellin-3-like; amino-acid sequence: MAEEHEKPAASAVEAPCEVAVVESDAPPAEKSVTEKEAVPEPEAAPEKPAGVVEEPAKAEEEIDPKIVAQSVSFKEESYVVGELPEPQKKALDELKQLIQEALNKHEFTAPPTPPPVKEEEKPAVEEEKKEEEKAAEPEAPAPVCEAEPPKAEEAPAPVCEAEPPKTEEVKTEEAQEACKAEEVKPEETVVVAEVVEAVAKVDDDGAKTVEAIEETIVAVVPAPEAATEEPAKEAEPAVEATPAEEPKTEAEEAPAPSVEPEEVYIFGIPILGDERSDVILLKFLRARDYKVKDAFTMIKNTVRWRKEFGIDALLEEDLGSHWDKVVFTHGVDKEGHSVCYNVFGEFQNKELYQNTFTDEEKRSKFIKWRIQFLEKSIRKFDFNPTGISTIVQVNDLKSSPGLFKREHNQVTNQALQLLQDNYPEFVAKQVFINVPWWYLAFNRMISPFLTQRTKSKFVFAGPSKTAETLFKYIAPEHVPVQYGGLSKEGECEFTTADPVTEVTVKPACKHTVEIPVSESGVLVWEVRVVAWDVSYGAEFVPSAEDGYTIILQKTRKVAPTDEPVISNSYKIGEAGKVVLTIDNQSSKKKKLLYRSKIKPASD